In Chitinivorax tropicus, the following proteins share a genomic window:
- a CDS encoding NADH-quinone oxidoreductase subunit J — MTFQTLIFYFLAAVLIFAAVRVITAKNPVHAALFLVLSFFNGSALWLLIQAEFLGITLVLVYVGAVMVLFLFVVMMLDINFEKLRAGFWKHLPLAGIVAGLMVVEMVAVFSSPASGLGDFNSIQTAATEDGNTKIIGKALYTQFIYPFEIAAIILLVAIVAAIALTLRGRKDAKAQDPGLQAKVKSTDRVRVIKMAAVVEQPVTVDEQKTGE; from the coding sequence ATGACTTTTCAGACGCTCATTTTTTATTTTTTGGCTGCTGTGCTGATTTTTGCCGCAGTTCGTGTCATTACGGCAAAAAACCCAGTGCATGCCGCATTGTTTCTGGTGTTGTCTTTTTTCAACGGGTCAGCACTATGGTTATTGATCCAGGCAGAGTTCCTGGGAATCACCTTGGTGCTGGTTTACGTTGGTGCCGTCATGGTGCTGTTCCTGTTCGTGGTCATGATGCTGGACATCAATTTTGAAAAGCTGCGGGCTGGATTCTGGAAGCACCTGCCGCTTGCAGGCATTGTGGCTGGCTTGATGGTCGTGGAGATGGTGGCGGTATTCAGTAGCCCGGCCAGTGGGCTTGGCGACTTCAATAGTATCCAGACCGCAGCTACCGAAGATGGCAACACCAAAATAATCGGTAAGGCGCTTTATACGCAATTCATCTACCCATTTGAGATTGCGGCAATTATTTTGCTGGTGGCGATTGTGGCGGCCATTGCGTTGACTTTACGTGGTCGCAAAGATGCGAAGGCTCAGGATCCAGGACTTCAGGCAAAGGTGAAGAGTACGGATCGGGTTCGCGTCATCAAAATGGCGGCAGTCGTCGAGCAACCTGTTACAGTCGATGAGCAAAAGACGGGCGAATAA
- the nuoK gene encoding NADH-quinone oxidoreductase subunit NuoK: protein MLTLTHYLVLGAVLFAISILGIFLNRKNVIVLLMAIELMLLAVNMNFVAFSRFLGDTAGEIFVFFILTVAAAESAIGLAILVVLFRNLSTINVEDIDKLKG from the coding sequence GTGTTAACACTGACTCACTACCTCGTACTTGGCGCTGTTTTGTTCGCGATCAGTATCCTGGGTATTTTTCTGAACCGCAAAAATGTCATCGTGTTATTGATGGCGATTGAATTGATGCTGCTTGCGGTCAACATGAATTTCGTGGCGTTTTCCAGGTTTTTGGGAGATACCGCTGGTGAAATTTTCGTGTTCTTCATTTTGACTGTTGCGGCGGCAGAGTCTGCAATCGGTCTGGCCATATTGGTTGTGTTGTTCCGTAACCTGAGCACAATTAATGTTGAAGATATCGATAAGCTGAAGGGCTAA